The proteins below come from a single Balaenoptera musculus isolate JJ_BM4_2016_0621 chromosome 1, mBalMus1.pri.v3, whole genome shotgun sequence genomic window:
- the LOC118889763 gene encoding small nuclear ribonucleoprotein G-like, with product MSKAHPPDLKKFMDKKLSLKLNGGRHVQGILRGFDPFMNLVIDECVEMATSRQQNNIGMVVIRGNSIIMLEALERV from the coding sequence ATGAGCAAAGCTCACCCTCCAGACTTGAAGAAATTTATGGACAAGAAGTTATCATTGAAATTAAATGGTGGCAGACATGTCCAAGGAATATTGAGGGGATTTGATCCCTTTATGAATCTTGTGATAGATGAATGTGTGGAGATGGCAACTAGTAGGCAACAGAACAATATTGGAATGGTGGTCATACGAGGAAATAGTATCATCATGTTAGAAGCCTTGGAACGAGTATGA